One Sagittula stellata E-37 genomic window carries:
- a CDS encoding energy-coupling factor ABC transporter ATP-binding protein: MALIDIEDVHFGYPGQDPVLKGANLRLEPGQRLSLTGANGAGKSTLLRLILGLQRPDSGTIRIFGIPRVSEADFHEVRRRVGLVFQDPDDQLFCPTVTEDVAFGPLNLGRSREEALEMVDRVLRDLGLTHLRDRITHKLSGGEKRLVTLATVLVMEPEALLLDEPTNALDPRNEARLLEILDALPQAILLVSHDPRFRDRLAPDSVELSEGKLIPA; the protein is encoded by the coding sequence ATGGCCCTGATCGACATTGAAGACGTCCACTTCGGCTATCCTGGCCAGGACCCGGTTCTGAAAGGCGCGAACCTGCGACTGGAGCCGGGCCAGCGCCTGTCGCTGACCGGAGCGAATGGCGCGGGCAAGTCGACGCTGCTGCGGCTGATCCTCGGGCTGCAACGCCCCGACAGCGGCACCATCCGCATCTTCGGCATCCCGCGCGTGAGCGAGGCGGATTTCCACGAGGTGCGTCGCCGGGTCGGTCTGGTGTTCCAGGACCCCGACGATCAGCTTTTCTGCCCAACCGTGACGGAGGACGTCGCTTTCGGCCCCCTGAACCTCGGCCGCAGCCGTGAAGAGGCGCTGGAGATGGTCGACCGCGTCTTGCGCGACCTCGGCCTGACCCACCTTCGCGACCGGATCACCCACAAGCTGTCCGGGGGCGAAAAGCGGCTGGTCACGCTGGCGACAGTGCTGGTGATGGAGCCCGAGGCGCTGCTTCTGGACGAGCCTACGAACGCGCTCGACCCACGCAACGAGGCACGTCTGCTGGAAATCCTCGACGCCCTGCCCCAGGCCATCCTTCTGGTCAGCCACGATCCCCGCTTCCGCGACAGGCTGGCCCCCGATTCCGTGGAGTTGAGCGAGGGCAAATTGATACCCGCCTGA
- the cbiQ gene encoding cobalt ECF transporter T component CbiQ, whose amino-acid sequence MGHVLTQAQKTLAGTGTPALTAVNRLDPRTRILGVCVFGVVVVALSSLGALTAALAVSVAFLLVSRLPILPTVKRMAAMDGFIIFMLVLFPFTVPGDTMFTIWGFDATWQGLGQAVEIALTANAVILALMTLVGSMEPVTMGHALYRLRCPEKLVHLMMFTIRYIEVLREEYLRLRAAMKVRAFRPSTSWHTYRTFGYLVGMILVRAIERSERILAAMKCRGFSGRIMLLQDFAYTRRDAVFGVVLIIVCAALFRLDATWP is encoded by the coding sequence ATGGGCCACGTTCTGACACAGGCACAAAAGACGCTGGCTGGGACCGGGACACCGGCCCTGACCGCAGTGAACCGTCTGGACCCACGCACCCGCATACTCGGCGTCTGTGTCTTTGGCGTGGTGGTTGTGGCGCTGTCCTCGCTGGGTGCTCTGACGGCGGCCCTTGCGGTGTCCGTCGCGTTCCTGCTGGTCTCGCGCCTGCCGATCCTGCCCACGGTGAAGCGCATGGCGGCGATGGACGGTTTCATCATCTTCATGCTGGTTCTCTTTCCCTTCACGGTGCCCGGCGACACTATGTTCACCATCTGGGGCTTCGATGCGACCTGGCAGGGCCTCGGGCAGGCCGTCGAAATCGCGCTGACCGCCAACGCGGTGATCCTCGCGCTCATGACGCTGGTCGGGTCGATGGAGCCGGTCACCATGGGGCATGCGCTTTACCGGCTGCGGTGCCCGGAAAAACTCGTGCACCTGATGATGTTCACCATCCGCTACATCGAGGTGCTGCGCGAGGAATACCTTCGCCTGCGCGCCGCGATGAAGGTCAGAGCCTTCCGTCCCTCCACCTCGTGGCACACCTACCGCACCTTCGGCTACCTCGTGGGCATGATTCTGGTGCGGGCGATTGAACGGTCCGAGCGTATCCTCGCCGCGATGAAATGCCGGGGTTTCTCGGGACGTATCATGCTCTTGCAGGACTTCGCCTACACCCGTCGCGACGCGGTATTCGGCGTGGTCCTGATCATCGTGTGCGCCGCGCTCTTCCGGCTGGATGCCACATGGCCCTGA
- a CDS encoding DUF4198 domain-containing protein yields MKLTFGALAACIAFPAMTQAHFLLEYTTDTIIDRPGDVPVKLIFWHPFSNGHVMEMETPEEFFMVHHGKRTDLLDTLEPTAFTGSANEAAAFLGNVPVKRSGDYVLVTVPQPYFEESEDTYIQQYTKAFLNRSELPTDWMNPVGLPAEILPLNKPYNVLAGSTFTGRVLSDGQPVAGAEIEVEFMAAEPDMERARATDPVVSPPPGGAVVVMSDDNGYFTFGIPRAGHWGFAALGVGPATEHKGKELSQDAVIWIRAWELE; encoded by the coding sequence ATGAAACTCACTTTTGGTGCACTTGCGGCGTGCATCGCGTTTCCGGCGATGACACAGGCGCATTTCCTTCTCGAATATACGACGGACACGATCATCGACCGACCGGGCGACGTGCCGGTCAAGCTGATCTTCTGGCACCCCTTCTCAAACGGCCACGTGATGGAGATGGAAACACCCGAGGAATTCTTCATGGTGCATCACGGCAAGCGCACCGATCTTCTGGACACCCTCGAACCGACGGCCTTCACGGGGTCCGCGAACGAGGCGGCGGCCTTTCTGGGCAACGTCCCGGTCAAGCGGTCGGGCGATTATGTCCTCGTGACGGTCCCGCAGCCCTACTTCGAGGAATCCGAGGACACGTACATCCAGCAGTACACCAAGGCCTTTCTGAACCGCAGCGAATTGCCCACCGACTGGATGAACCCTGTTGGCCTGCCCGCAGAGATCCTGCCGCTGAACAAGCCCTACAACGTGTTGGCGGGCTCCACGTTCACCGGACGCGTCCTGTCCGACGGCCAACCCGTCGCCGGTGCCGAGATCGAGGTCGAGTTCATGGCGGCAGAGCCGGACATGGAACGTGCGCGCGCCACCGACCCGGTGGTCAGCCCCCCGCCCGGTGGCGCGGTCGTCGTCATGTCCGACGACAACGGGTACTTCACCTTCGGCATTCCCAGGGCCGGACACTGGGGCTTTGCCGCGCTCGGTGTCGGTCCCGCAACCGAACACAAAGGCAAGGAACTCAGCCAGGATGCCGTGATCTGGATCCGCGCCTGGGAGCTGGAGTAA
- a CDS encoding HWE histidine kinase domain-containing protein has protein sequence MKIARASGPGSDSVDLTNCDREPIHQLGRVQSYGALLAVTTDWIVQHASENLGDILGIDHGDAIGRRLQELIVHDAFERMRKSMHLTDTPDGVVRLFGVTVLNDNRSFDVSLHGSGRHMIVEFEPRSVLRGSDVMSEVYPHILQLRGCVDLETLARRATVALHKLSGFDSVMLYQFQADKSGKVLAETRSDGGQKYLGLMFPASDIPAQARALYKRSLLRLISDVDDPGSAICPPQTVDGTPVDLSLSVTRAVSPIHIEYLKNMGVSASMSVSIMKDGELWGLFACHHHSPCYIDYERRTAFEMFAHMFSYELTRFEDGQRKIAEVNTNRLQSRLMTHMVDGQELAESLLAVSDDIQSVLPHDGLCLYDGESPTCIGATTSAEEFRSIARFLDRSIGSQNYHTDCLGNVHEPARDYEDRIAGLLAIPISKRPRDYLVLFRRPINDTVSWAGDPNKPVTVGPNGVRLTPRKSFDVWKEAATGRSAPWTTQEVHAANLLRTVLLEVFLKVTDAANLERQRAQEQQELLISELNHRVRNILNLMRGLLSQSRASAATLEEFTANLDGRIHALARAHDQLTADHWEPASLRELILCEFAAYANGKSERVNVTGPDALVKPQAYTTLALVLHEMATNSVKYGALCDSGGRVDIHISRDNAGGLLIDWLERGGPPVSPPERRGFGTVIIETSIPHELKGDSRIHYKMTGVEAHFRLPPHILAGLIETVAAAPQTPAPVKQEATATDFGGPALVLEDSLIIAMDAAAMLEDMGASPVEIASSVADAMAWLETVTPNHAVLDVNLGDEQSLPVAERLHALGVPFVLATGYGDNQALVETYPPCEIVQKPFTDAALQSAFERLADSKPKG, from the coding sequence ATGAAAATCGCAAGGGCTTCGGGCCCCGGCAGCGACAGCGTGGATCTCACCAATTGCGACCGCGAACCTATCCATCAATTGGGCCGGGTACAATCCTACGGCGCACTGCTGGCGGTAACGACGGACTGGATCGTCCAGCACGCCTCCGAAAACCTCGGCGATATCCTCGGAATTGACCACGGCGACGCCATCGGTCGCCGGCTGCAGGAACTGATCGTCCACGACGCGTTCGAACGGATGCGGAAAAGCATGCATCTCACCGACACGCCGGATGGAGTCGTGAGGCTGTTCGGCGTGACCGTGCTGAACGACAACCGCAGCTTCGACGTGTCCCTGCACGGCAGCGGACGCCACATGATCGTCGAGTTCGAGCCGCGCTCCGTCTTGCGTGGCAGCGACGTCATGTCTGAGGTCTATCCGCATATCCTTCAGCTTCGCGGCTGCGTTGACCTCGAAACCCTCGCCCGCCGGGCGACCGTCGCGCTTCACAAGCTCTCCGGTTTCGACAGCGTCATGCTCTACCAGTTCCAGGCCGACAAGTCCGGCAAGGTGTTGGCCGAGACCCGGAGCGACGGCGGTCAGAAGTATCTGGGCCTGATGTTCCCGGCATCCGACATCCCGGCACAGGCCCGGGCGCTCTACAAGCGCTCGCTCCTGCGGTTGATCTCCGATGTCGACGATCCGGGCAGCGCGATCTGTCCGCCCCAGACCGTGGACGGCACACCGGTGGACTTGTCGCTGTCCGTGACGCGCGCGGTCTCTCCCATCCATATCGAGTACCTGAAGAACATGGGTGTCAGCGCCTCCATGTCGGTGTCGATCATGAAGGACGGTGAGCTTTGGGGACTGTTTGCCTGCCACCACCACAGCCCGTGTTACATCGACTACGAACGGCGCACGGCGTTTGAGATGTTCGCGCACATGTTCTCTTACGAACTCACGCGGTTCGAAGACGGGCAGCGCAAGATCGCCGAGGTGAACACCAACCGGCTTCAAAGCCGGCTGATGACCCACATGGTTGACGGTCAGGAGCTGGCCGAAAGCCTGCTGGCGGTCAGCGACGACATCCAGTCGGTCCTGCCGCACGACGGCCTCTGCCTCTACGACGGAGAGTCCCCGACTTGCATCGGCGCGACGACTTCGGCCGAGGAATTCCGGAGCATCGCGCGTTTCCTCGACCGCTCCATCGGTTCGCAGAACTATCACACCGATTGCCTCGGCAACGTCCATGAACCCGCGCGCGACTACGAAGACCGCATTGCCGGCCTTCTGGCCATTCCGATTTCCAAGCGTCCGCGCGACTATCTGGTGCTCTTCCGTCGCCCGATCAACGATACCGTGTCCTGGGCGGGCGACCCGAACAAGCCTGTCACAGTCGGCCCGAACGGCGTGCGCCTGACGCCGCGCAAGTCGTTCGACGTCTGGAAAGAAGCCGCGACCGGCCGTTCCGCACCGTGGACCACCCAGGAAGTGCACGCCGCCAACCTGCTGCGCACCGTCCTGCTTGAAGTCTTCCTGAAAGTGACGGATGCGGCGAACCTCGAACGGCAACGTGCGCAGGAACAGCAAGAGCTGCTGATCTCCGAACTCAACCACCGGGTCCGCAACATCCTGAACCTGATGCGCGGACTCCTGTCGCAGTCGCGCGCATCCGCGGCCACTCTGGAAGAGTTCACCGCCAACCTCGACGGGCGCATCCATGCGCTCGCACGCGCGCACGACCAATTGACGGCGGATCACTGGGAACCAGCCTCGCTTCGGGAGCTGATCCTCTGCGAATTCGCGGCCTACGCCAACGGCAAGTCGGAGCGTGTCAACGTAACCGGTCCGGATGCTCTGGTGAAACCGCAGGCTTACACGACCTTGGCACTGGTCCTGCACGAGATGGCCACCAACTCCGTCAAGTACGGCGCGCTTTGCGACAGCGGCGGACGCGTGGATATCCACATCTCGCGGGACAATGCGGGCGGCCTGCTGATCGACTGGCTGGAACGGGGTGGCCCGCCGGTGTCGCCGCCGGAACGCCGCGGTTTCGGAACGGTCATCATCGAGACGTCTATCCCGCATGAACTGAAGGGCGATTCCCGGATCCACTACAAGATGACCGGGGTCGAGGCGCACTTCCGGTTGCCGCCACACATTCTGGCCGGATTGATCGAAACCGTGGCCGCCGCGCCGCAGACCCCCGCACCGGTCAAGCAGGAGGCCACCGCAACCGATTTCGGCGGACCGGCCCTGGTGCTGGAAGATTCGCTGATCATCGCGATGGATGCGGCTGCCATGCTCGAAGACATGGGCGCTTCCCCTGTCGAGATCGCCTCGTCCGTCGCCGATGCGATGGCCTGGCTGGAGACGGTGACGCCCAATCATGCCGTTCTGGACGTGAACCTCGGTGACGAGCAATCGCTGCCCGTCGCCGAAAGGCTCCACGCCCTCGGGGTGCCCTTCGTGCTGGCGACCGGCTACGGCGACAATCAGGCGCTTGTGGAAACCTACCCCCCTTGCGAGATCGTCCAGAAGCCGTTCACCGACGCGGCCCTGCAATCCGCGTTCGAGCGCCTGGCGGACAGCAAGCCGAAGGGCTGA
- the cbiM gene encoding cobalt transporter CbiM, which translates to MHIVDGALSNPVVIGGAVLAAGGIAYGLRSLTMERIPAAGVLSASFFVASLVHVPIGPSSVHLIMNGLAGLVLGWAAFPALFVGLLLQAVFFGFGGLTVLGVNTLNIALPAVLAGLLFGRLISRGTPLTGAVWGAVGGTFSIAATTGLVALSLALSGDAFIPAAKLVFIAHIPVMIIEGLLTGFAVLLARKVKPDLFHALQRSAA; encoded by the coding sequence ATGCACATCGTGGACGGAGCCCTTTCCAACCCGGTCGTGATCGGCGGGGCGGTGCTGGCGGCCGGCGGCATCGCCTATGGCCTGCGGTCGCTGACGATGGAACGCATCCCCGCAGCCGGTGTCCTGTCGGCCAGCTTCTTCGTGGCCTCGCTGGTGCATGTGCCGATCGGCCCGTCCTCGGTGCATCTCATCATGAACGGTCTTGCCGGGCTCGTGCTCGGCTGGGCCGCCTTTCCGGCCCTCTTCGTGGGCCTGCTGCTTCAGGCCGTGTTCTTCGGCTTCGGCGGACTGACCGTGCTCGGGGTGAACACACTCAATATCGCTTTGCCAGCGGTGCTGGCGGGACTGCTGTTCGGGCGTCTCATCTCGCGCGGGACGCCGCTGACCGGAGCCGTCTGGGGCGCGGTCGGCGGCACCTTCAGCATCGCCGCGACAACCGGCTTGGTGGCCTTGTCGCTGGCCTTGTCGGGCGATGCCTTCATCCCGGCGGCCAAACTGGTGTTCATCGCCCATATCCCGGTGATGATCATCGAAGGGCTGCTGACCGGGTTCGCCGTCCTCCTGGCTCGCAAGGTCAAGCCGGACCTCTTCCACGCCCTGCAACGGAGTGCCGCATGA